The following coding sequences lie in one Arachis hypogaea cultivar Tifrunner chromosome 9, arahy.Tifrunner.gnm2.J5K5, whole genome shotgun sequence genomic window:
- the LOC112709947 gene encoding F-box/FBD/LRR-repeat protein At4g26340 isoform X2 gives MGKRKPRKPGKESTKTATTKIDLISNLPNFLLFHILSFLPTRCAMATSVLARRWRHLWKDLLVLDLDNSEESPYYLPGGRHRFVDFVDSVFAQRTAPHVEKLRLTCEIPMDKRKSSKTWFRTAVGPHLKELYLDLTLHNHQGYGRVKLPEKNLELDLDCVDPNSVICSCRALENLKLTLREAFPTKSWETPELHMPPTLKRLTLIQADETEEFLNDIEELVINTPLLEYLSITLWARCLEVSISDYPNMVEAHLDIDQDKEQVGWVVELFKALHQTKLLDLKLSTMECLLVASRFELPEFSRLVNLELEIPYFDSGFMIELLHNCNMLQVLTLHNREKVSTLELEEPNCWKLPTKDPDCVISHLKIFEFKGYQDSADEHGFVAYLLERGPILETMKIHADPSLGPKYKKCIHKQLSRVPRSSKTCQLKVT, from the exons ATGGGAAAACGGAAGCCAAGGAAACCAGGAAAGGAATCAACAAAAACAGCAACCACAAAAATAGACCTAATCAGTAACTTACCGAATTTCTTGCTTTTCCATATTCTCTCGTTCCTCCCAACAAGATGTGCAATGGCCACCAGCGTCCTGGCTCGCCGGTGGCGCCACCTCTGGAAGGATCTTCTAGTCTTGGATTTAGACAATAGTGAAGAGAGTCCTTATTATCTGCCCGGAGGGAGACATCGATTTGTTGATTTCGTCGACTCTGTTTTCGCTCAGCGCACGGCTCCCCATGTCGAGAAGCTTCGCCTCACTTGTGAAATACCTATGGataaaaggaaaagctccaaaacATGGTTTCGTACTGCTGTTGGTCCCCACCTCAAAGAGCTGTATCTCGATTTAACTCTCCATAACCATCAGGGATATGGAAGAGTCAAATTGCCGGAAAAG AACCTAGAGTTGGATCTGGACTGTGTGGACCCGAACTCTGTTATATGCAGTTGCCGGGCTCTTGAAAATCTCAAGCTCACTTTACGTGAAGCATTCCCAACTAAGTCATGGGAAACTCCTGAACTCCACATGCCTCCTACGTTGAAGCGTTTAACCCTAATACAGGCTGATGAAACTGAAGAGTTTCTTAATGATATTGAGGAACTTGTGATAAATACCCCGTTACTCGAATACCTAAGTATCACATTATGGGCAAGATGCTTAGAGGTTTCAATTAGCGATTATCCCAACATGGTGGAAGCTCATCTTGATATTGATCAAGACAAAGAGCAGGTTGGTTGGGTGGTTGAGCTTTTCAAGGCACTCCACCAAACAAAACTGTTGGACTTGAAACTTTCCACTATGGAG TGCTTGCTTGTTGCTTCCCGTTTTGAGTTGCCAGAATTTTCCCGTTTAGTTAATCTAGAGCTTGAAATTCCATATTTCGACTCTGGATTTATGATAGAATTGCTTCATAACTGCAATATGCTTCAAGTTCTCACTCTTCATAACCGGGAG AAAGTTTCCACATTGGAACTTGAGGAACCTAATTGTTGGAAACTGCCAACCAAGGATCCTGATTGTGTTATATCACATCTcaagatttttgaatttaaaggatATCAAGACTCTGCAGATGAACATGGATTTGTTGCATATCTTTTAGAGAGAGGACCTATTTTGGAGACAATGAAAATCCATGCTGATCCTAGTCTTGGCCCAAAGTATAAAAAGTGCATCCACAAGCAATTATCTAGGGTACCAAGGAGCTCCAAAACATGCCAATTAAAAGTTACCTGA
- the LOC112709947 gene encoding F-box/FBD/LRR-repeat protein At4g26340 isoform X1, with product MGKRKPRKPGKESTKTATTKIDLISNLPNFLLFHILSFLPTRCAMATSVLARRWRHLWKDLLVLDLDNSEESPYYLPGGRHRFVDFVDSVFAQRTAPHVEKLRLTCEIPMDKRKSSKTWFRTAVGPHLKELYLDLTLHNHQGYGRVKLPEKVLTSTSLESLVLKGRMYLVIYEGFGWVRLPSVKNLELDLDCVDPNSVICSCRALENLKLTLREAFPTKSWETPELHMPPTLKRLTLIQADETEEFLNDIEELVINTPLLEYLSITLWARCLEVSISDYPNMVEAHLDIDQDKEQVGWVVELFKALHQTKLLDLKLSTMECLLVASRFELPEFSRLVNLELEIPYFDSGFMIELLHNCNMLQVLTLHNREKVSTLELEEPNCWKLPTKDPDCVISHLKIFEFKGYQDSADEHGFVAYLLERGPILETMKIHADPSLGPKYKKCIHKQLSRVPRSSKTCQLKVT from the exons ATGGGAAAACGGAAGCCAAGGAAACCAGGAAAGGAATCAACAAAAACAGCAACCACAAAAATAGACCTAATCAGTAACTTACCGAATTTCTTGCTTTTCCATATTCTCTCGTTCCTCCCAACAAGATGTGCAATGGCCACCAGCGTCCTGGCTCGCCGGTGGCGCCACCTCTGGAAGGATCTTCTAGTCTTGGATTTAGACAATAGTGAAGAGAGTCCTTATTATCTGCCCGGAGGGAGACATCGATTTGTTGATTTCGTCGACTCTGTTTTCGCTCAGCGCACGGCTCCCCATGTCGAGAAGCTTCGCCTCACTTGTGAAATACCTATGGataaaaggaaaagctccaaaacATGGTTTCGTACTGCTGTTGGTCCCCACCTCAAAGAGCTGTATCTCGATTTAACTCTCCATAACCATCAGGGATATGGAAGAGTCAAATTGCCGGAAAAGGTATTAACCAGTACATCACTCGAGTCCCTTGTTTTGAAAGGTCGTATGTATTTGGTTATTTACGAAGGATTTGGATGGGTTCGGTTGCCATCTGTCAAGAACCTAGAGTTGGATCTGGACTGTGTGGACCCGAACTCTGTTATATGCAGTTGCCGGGCTCTTGAAAATCTCAAGCTCACTTTACGTGAAGCATTCCCAACTAAGTCATGGGAAACTCCTGAACTCCACATGCCTCCTACGTTGAAGCGTTTAACCCTAATACAGGCTGATGAAACTGAAGAGTTTCTTAATGATATTGAGGAACTTGTGATAAATACCCCGTTACTCGAATACCTAAGTATCACATTATGGGCAAGATGCTTAGAGGTTTCAATTAGCGATTATCCCAACATGGTGGAAGCTCATCTTGATATTGATCAAGACAAAGAGCAGGTTGGTTGGGTGGTTGAGCTTTTCAAGGCACTCCACCAAACAAAACTGTTGGACTTGAAACTTTCCACTATGGAG TGCTTGCTTGTTGCTTCCCGTTTTGAGTTGCCAGAATTTTCCCGTTTAGTTAATCTAGAGCTTGAAATTCCATATTTCGACTCTGGATTTATGATAGAATTGCTTCATAACTGCAATATGCTTCAAGTTCTCACTCTTCATAACCGGGAG AAAGTTTCCACATTGGAACTTGAGGAACCTAATTGTTGGAAACTGCCAACCAAGGATCCTGATTGTGTTATATCACATCTcaagatttttgaatttaaaggatATCAAGACTCTGCAGATGAACATGGATTTGTTGCATATCTTTTAGAGAGAGGACCTATTTTGGAGACAATGAAAATCCATGCTGATCCTAGTCTTGGCCCAAAGTATAAAAAGTGCATCCACAAGCAATTATCTAGGGTACCAAGGAGCTCCAAAACATGCCAATTAAAAGTTACCTGA
- the LOC112712800 gene encoding uncharacterized protein yields MTQRYEGGMTIVLKEGKPDIFLTMTCNPSWTEITSELNPVQTPQDRPDLTTKIFRAKFEQLKEDVITKGVLGKVKSYIYVTEFQKRGLPHVHMLLILENNDKLIDPEHYDSLYDCHINVEICSSIKSIKYLYKYCYKGPDRVAMKVHNSSNVDEVQQFVDARWIAAPEACWRIFKFNLYRMYPSVERLQIHLPNQHQVSFYDHQTIPEILNDDYFSRTMLTEFFALNREEDQQSRHLFYREIPEYYTWHNKEKEWRRRKTQRRSIGRIYTVSPSKGEKFYLRILLSNVRGPISWDDLLTVNGIQYSSFKQSAQHRGLLESDSSIRECLVEASVLRLSCALQRLFAIILIFCEPTDVRSLWDEFFSYMVDDYPSTSTTTALVFTNRLLRDINDILLHHGKQITQYDLPALTHENDNDNSIPRVIQEELSVEVPREDLCSVTRLNNDQSKAFKCIMNTIDRRESGVFFVDGPGGSGKTFLYRAIIAELRNKGHIVLVTASSGIAATLLPGGRTANSRFKIPINAEPSSICNISKQSDLTKLIRQTTAIIWDEAPMANKESVQSLDRTLRDILANDMPFGGKVMVMGGDFRQVLPVVPKGSKSQMISASIVKSQLWASTKILHLRQNMRSSNDHVFAEYLMRIGDGIEPTIHEDFVRIQANMAIPWEGETSLHKLIEEIFPNLQSHGWDTSYMVERAILTPKNHDVQQLNDIIINQFPGEERNLVSFNEVEGDANNLYQQEYLNSVSTGGLPPHVLKVKRGAPLMLLRNIDPKAGLCNVIRECVKRGGIGVINVTSNMKERKEEVYRLQDQIRLLQNEIKENDKTKGEMTSCINEIEEEGMEMFVTGFDLAVSQVMLFSPEFDVRRLDVAKIVVDGKLEEDESSAPLL; encoded by the exons ATGACCCAACGATATGAAGGTGGAATGACGATTGTTCTTAAAGAGGGAAAGCCAGATATTTTTCTCACAATGACATGCAATCCATCTTGGACTGAAATAACTTCAGAACTCAACCCAGTTCAAACTCCACAAGATCGTCCAGATCTAACAACAAAAATTTTTCGAGCCAAATTTGAACAGCTGAAAGAGGATGTAATTACTAAGGGTGTCTTGGGAAAGGTGAAGAGCTATATTTATGTCACTGAGTTTCAAAAAAGAGGGTTGCCACATGTACATATGTTGCTAATCTTAGAAAACAATGACAAGTTAATTGACCCGGAGCATTATGATAGTTTG TATGATTGCCATATTAATGTTGAGATATGTAGTAGCATCAAGAGTATAAAGTATCTCTACAAATATTGCTACAAGGGTCCAGACCGAGTTGCAATGAAAGTTCACAACAGTTCTAATGTTGACGAGGTCCAACAGTTTGTTGATGCAAGATGGATTGCTGCTCCAGAGGCATGTTggagaatatttaaatttaaccTTTACCGAATGTATCCATCAGTGGAAAGGTTACAAATTCATTTGCCAAATCAACATCAAGTGAGCTTCTATGATCACCAAACCATTCCTGAAATACTTAATGATGATTATTTCTCTAGAACAATGCTCACTGAGTTCTTTGCTCTAAATCGTGAGGAGGACCAACAATCTAGGCATCTTTTTTACAGGGAAATTCCAGAGTATTACACTTGGCACAACAAGGAAAAGGAATGGCGTCGGCGCAAGACACAGAGGAGATCCATCGGTAGAATTTATACTGTATCACCTTCAAAAGGAGAAAAATTCTATTTGCGTATTCTGTTATCTAATGTTAGAGGACCAATCAGTTGGGATGACTTGCTAACAGTGAATGGGATCCAATATTCGTCCTTCAAGCAATCTGCTCAACATCGAGGATTGTTAGAGAGTGACAGTAGCATCCGTGAATGTTTGGTTGAGGCATCTGTTTTACGATTGTCATGTGCTTTACAAAGGTTGTTTGCAATCATCTTAATATTTTGTGAGCCTACAGATGTAAGAAGCTTATGGGatgaatttttttcatatatgGTGGATGATTATCCGTCAACCAGCACCACAACAGCCTTAGTGTTCACAAATCGGCTACTCAGGGATATAAATGATATACTCCTTCATCACGGAAAACAGATTACACAATACGATTTGCCAGCTTTAACTCATGAAAATGACAATGACAACTCGATACCCAGAGTTATCCAAGAAGAACTGTCTGTCGAAGTACCCCGGGAAGACCTGTGTTCCGTAACAAGATTGAACAATGACCAGTCTAAAGCTTTCAAGTGCATTATGAATACAATTGATCGAAGAGAAAGTGGAGTGTTCTTTGTTGATGGGCCAGGAGGATCAGGCAAAACATTTCTTTACAGAGCTATAATCGCAGAATTGAGAAATAAGGGTCATATTGTCTTGGTAACTGCATCATCAGGAATAGCCGCAACATTATTGCCTGGGGGTCGAACAGCTAATTCTAGGTTTAAGATCCCAATTAATGCAGAACCATCATCCATTTGCAACATAAGCAAACAATCAGATCTTACAAAGCTGATTAGACAAACAACGGCAATCATCTGGGATGAAGCACCTATGGCAAATAAAGAATCGGTGCAATCATTAGACCGCACTCTGAGAGATATATTAGCAAACGATATGCCATTTGGAGGAAAAGTGATGGTGATGGGAGGAGATTTCCGCCAAGTACTGCCTGTGGTACCGAAAGGTAGTAAGTCACAAATGATTTCAGCTTCTATAGTTAAGTCTCAATTATGGGCTTCCACTAAAATTCTCCATTTGCGACAAAATATGCGATCTTCTAATGATCATGTTTTTGCTGAGTACCTTATGCGCATTGGTGATGGAATTGAACCCACCATACATGAAGACTTTGTACGGATACAAGCAAATATGGCAATTCCGTGGGAGGGTGAAACATCGTTACACAAGTTAATAGAAGAAATATTTCCAAACTTACAATCTCATGGGTGGGACACTTCTTACATGGTAGAAAGGGCAATATTGACGCCAAAAAATCATGATGTGCAACAGCTTAATGATATAATTATCAACCAGTTTCCAGGAGAAGAACGAAATTTAGTCTCATTTAATGAAGTAGAAGGAGATGCTAATAATTTATATCAACAAGAATATCTTAACTCAGTTTCTACAGGCGGGTTGCCACCTCATGTGTTGAAGGTAAAAAGAGGTGCACCTTTGATGTTATTGAGAAACATAGACCCTAAGGCCGGCTTATGCAATG TGATCAGAGAGTGTGTGAAAAGAGGGGGGATTGGAGTTATCAATGTAACTTCCAATATGAAGGAGAGGAAGGAGGAGGTTTACCGCCTTCAAGATCAGATTCGGTTGCTGCAGAATGAAATAAAAGAGAATGATAAGACTAAGGGTGAGATGACTTCTTGTATCAATGAAATTGAAGAGGAGGGAATGGAGATGTTCGTCACTGGTTTTGACTTAGCCGTCAGTCAAGTTATGCTGTTTTCTCCTGAGTTTGATGTTAGGAGACTTGACGTAGCTAAAATAGTAGTCGATGGGAAGCTTGAAGAAGACGAATCTTCAGCACCACTTCTGTGA
- the LOC140175413 gene encoding uncharacterized protein, producing the protein MCCNGGKVSLPRVNAPQELLEIFLDPSAEGNHFRKHIRGYNHVFSFTSCGVHIDEQLAITGRGIYTFRAQGSIYHSIGGFHPDQGTRPRFLQLYIYDTDHELQNRMLENTQLHETLVFKLQQLLNRYNPFLHVFRQLAQRSDVHECSLVIRERPANQPQYSLPTASQIAAIIVGDDIETMIRGRDIKVQTHAGSLRRIQEFVGYYDPLQYPLLFPFGTHGWDINTRSQSGGKVSCRTYNSYMLQIRPDDHSTVLQAGRLLQQYVVDNYVKIETGKLRWVRNRQKKLRAK; encoded by the exons ATGTGCTGTAATGGGGGAAAAGTCTCTCTTCCCCGAGTAAATGCTCCTCAAGAATTGCTTGAAATCTTCTTGGACCCCTCTGCAGAAggaaaccattttagaaaacatatTCGTGGATACAATCATGTATTTTCCTTCACTTCGTGTGGTGTGCACATAGACGAACAACTGGCTATAACAGGTCGTGGTATATATACATTTCGTGCTCAAGGCTCAATATATCACAGTATAGGAGGATTTCATCCGGATCAGGGCACGCGGCCACGGTTTTTGCAACTGTACATATATGATACTGATCACGAGTTGCAGAATAGGATGCTGGAGAACACACAACTACatgaaacattagttttcaagttACAACAATTGCTAAACCGGTATAATCCTTTTCTCCATGTGTTTCGCCAGCTTGCACAACGGTCAGATGTACATGAGTGTAGTTTGGTCATTAGAGAGCGACCTGCTAATCAGCCACAATATAGTCTTCCAACTGCGTCGCAGATAGCAGCCATAATTGTTGGTGATGACATTGAAACAATGATTCGTGGGCGAGATATTAAGGTGCAAACTCATGCTGGTAGCCTACGAAGGATTCAGGAATTCGTTGGCTATTACGATCCACTAcaatatcctcttctttttccatTTGGAACTCATGGATGGGATATCAATACCCGAAGTCAAAGTGGCGGCAAAGTATCGTGCCGAACATATAATAGTTATATGCTCCAG ATCCGCCCCGATGATCATTCCACCGTATTGCAAGCAGGACGACTACTACAACAATATGTTGTTGATAACTATGTGAAAATTGAAACCGGAAAGTTAAGATGGGTTCGAAATAGACAGAAGAAATTACGGGCTAAATAA
- the LOC112709948 gene encoding F-box/FBD/LRR-repeat protein At4g26340-like translates to MLCMKRFSIPNKSSSIGSFIPSFTFSVVSSKLTMPKGKQRKVEEEESTRKGTPKIDLISSLPDSLLCHILSFLPTRCAMATSVLARRWRHLWKDLLALDLDNSKHSPYYLPGGTHRFIAFVNAVFAQRKALRVEKLRLACDIPRGEKKTIKTWIRTVVGPHLQEMYLDLSFACNEFGDRHIKLPEEVLTSASLESLVLKGHVFLTVYDGFVDLPSLKNLELDLNYVDPDFVLLGCPVLENLKLTLHESFPLNASQPPEIYMPVSLKRLTLIQDDDIEEDINDIEDLVIDTPLLEYLSITLWARCLQVSISDYPNMVEAHIDIDQDQEQVGWVLELLKALRQTKLLDLKLSTMECLLGAPAFELPEFPRLLNLELQIPYFDSGFLIKLLHNCHILQVLTLHNQENVSTVEPEEPSCWTLPMKDPDCVISHLKMFEFKGYKDSADEHGFVAYLLERGPILKTMKIHADPTLGLTYKQRIHQELSMVPRSSKTCRLIVT, encoded by the exons ATGCTGTGCATGAAAAGGTTTTCAATCCCAAACAAATCCAGCTCAATCGGTTCATTCATTCCTTCATTTACATTTTCAGTAGTGTCGTCAAAATTGACAATGCCGAAAGGGAagcaaagaaaagtagaagaggaggaatcaacaagaaaaggaaCCCCCAAAATAGACCTAATCAGTAGCTTACCGGATTCCCTGCTTTGCCACATTCTCTCGTTCCTCCCAACAAGATGTGCCATGGCCACCAGCGTCCTCGCTCGCCGGTGGCGCCACCTCTGGAAGGATCTTCTAGCGTTGGACTTAGACAATAGTAAACATAGTCCTTATTATCTACCTGGAGGGACACACCGATTCATTGCTTTCGTCAATGCAGTTTTCGCTCAACGCAAGGCTCTCCGTGTCGAGAAGCTTCGCCTCGCTTGTGATATACCTAGAGGTGAAAAGAAAACCATCAAAACATGGATTCGTACTGTTGTTGGACCCCACCTCCAAGAGATGTATCTCGATTTATCGTTTGCTTGCAATGAGTTTGGGGATCGACATATCAAATTGCCTGAAGAGGTATTAACCAGTGCATCACTCGAGTCTCTTGTTTTGAAAGGCCATGTGTTTTTGACTGTTTATGATGGATTTGTTGATTTGCCATCCCTCAAGAACCTAGAGTTGGATCTCAATTATGTGGACCCAGACTTTGTTTTACTTGGTTGCCCGGTTCTTGAAAATCTCAAGCTCACTTTACACGAATCGTTCCCACTTAATGCGAGCCAACCTCCTGAAATCTACATGCCTGTTTCGTTGAAGCGTTTAACCTTAATACAAGATGATGACATCGAAGAAGATATTAATGATATTGAGGATCTTGTGATAGACACCCCGTTACTCGAATACCTAAGTATCACATTATGGGCAAGATGTTTACAGGTTTCAATTAGCGATTATCCCAACATGGTGGAAGCTCATATTGATATTGATCAAGACCAAGAGCAGGTTGGTTGGGTGCTTGAGCTTCTCAAGGCACTCCGCCAAACAAAACTGTTGGACTTGAAACTTTCCACTATGGAG TGCTTGCTTGGTGCTCCTGCTTTTGAGTTGCCAGAATTTCCCCGTTTACTTAATCTAGAGCTTCAAATTCCTTATTTCGACTCGGGATTTCTGATAAAATTGCTTCATAACTGCCATATACTTCAAGTTCTCACTCTTCATAATCAGGAG AATGTTTCCACAGTGGAACCTGAGGAACCTAGTTGTTGGACACTGCCAATGAAGGATCCTGATTGTGTTATATCACATCTCAAGATGTTTGAATTTAAAGGATATAAAGACTCTGCAGATGAACATGGATTTGTTGCATATCTTTTAGAGAGAGGACCTATTTTGAAGACAATGAAAATCCATGCTGATCCTACTCTTGGCCTAACGTATAAACAGCGCATCCACCAGGAATTATCTATGGTACCAAGGAGCTCCAAAACATGCCGATTAATAGTTACCTGA